In one window of Vulpes vulpes isolate BD-2025 chromosome 1, VulVul3, whole genome shotgun sequence DNA:
- the LOC140593674 gene encoding uncharacterized protein isoform X5 encodes MLENFSLMASLVGHFDPPVVSPLGLASSRTHEVSRLEWWREPFLPPCGVMTAAMPGGWWHRAEIEEGPLEQNVYLKGVLREKLQHQRLHCGEKPLRREEAGEVGKDFPISSGFLSHQVTHDEGEPQGSTKSREAFHPGKRRYKCSECGKAFGQKYLLVQHQRLHTGEKPYECSECGKLFSHKSNLFIHQIVHTGERPYGCSECGKSFSRNADLIQHQRVHTGEKPFTCSECGKAFRHNSTLVQHHRIHTGVRPYECSECGKFFSFNSSLMKHQRVHTGERPYKCSECGKFYSHKSSLINHWRVHTGERPYECTECGKFFSQSSSLMQHRKVHTGEKPFKCNECGRFFSENSSLVKHQRVHTGARPYECRECGKFFRHSSSLVKHRRIHTGEMPYECSSCGKSFSQRFNLIQHQKVHSGEKS; translated from the exons atgctggagaacttTTCACTGATGGCCTCTCTGG TGGGTCACTTTGACCCACCTGTTGTCTCTCCCTTAGGACTTGCATCTTCCAGGACTCATGAAGTTAGCCGATTGGAGTGGTGGAGAGAACCCTTTTTGCCTCCCTGTGGAGTCATGACTGCAGCTATGCCAGGAG GTTGGTGGCATAGAGCAGAGATTGAGGAAGGGCCTCTTGAGCAGAATGTTTACCTAAAAGGAGTGCTCAGAGAAAAACTTCAACACCAGAGGCTGCACTGTGGAGAGAAACCATTaaggagagaagaggcaggagaggtTGGAAAGGACTTCCCAATTAGTTCTGGTTTTCTCAGTCATCAGGTGACCCATGACGAAGGGGAGCCACAAGGAAGCACCAAGAGCAGGGAGGCCTTTCACCCTGGAAAAAGGCGTTACAAATGCAgcgaatgtgggaaagcctttggTCAGAAATACTTACTTGTTCAGCACCAGAGACTACACACTGGAGAAAAGCCTTATGAATGCAGTGAATGTGGCAAATTATTTAGccataaatcaaatctttttataCATCAAAtagttcacactggagaaaggccttatggGTGTAGTGAATGTGGAAAATCCTTTAGCCGCAATGCTGACCTCATTCAACATCagagagttcacactggagaaaagccTTTTACatgcagtgaatgtggaaaagccttcaggCATAATTCCACACTTGTTCAGCATCATAGGATCCACACTGGAGTGAGACCTTatgagtgcagtgaatgtgggaaattctTTAGCTTTAACTCGAGCCTCATGAAACATCagagagttcacactggagaaagacCTTAtaagtgcagtgaatgtgggaaatttTATAGCCACAAGTCAAGCCTTATTAATCATTGGAGggttcacactggagaaaggccttatgagtgcACTGAATGTGGGAAGTTTTTTAGCCAAAGCTCTAGCCTCATGCAACATCGGaaagttcacactggagaaaagccTTTTAAGTGCAATGAATGTGGAAGATTCTTTAGTGAGAATTCCAGCCTTGTTAAACATCAGAGGGTTCATACTGGAGCAAGACCTTATGAGTGCAGGGAATGTGGGAAATTTTTTCGCCACAGCTCCAGCCTTGTTAAACATCGGAGGATTCACACTGGAGAAATGCCTTATGAGTGCAGCAGTTGTGGGAAATCATTTAGCCAGCGTTTCAACCTCATTCAACACCAGAAAGTTCACAGTGGAGAAAAGTCTTGA
- the LOC140593674 gene encoding uncharacterized protein isoform X1, producing MEPEMFSGLGLPLWTQQAFMSSPCGEKEESGSYCCRFASIPCGEQTADCGEEAAAVVQGHVTFEDVAVYFSWEEWGLLDEAQRLLYRDVMLENFSLMASLGLASSRTHEVSRLEWWREPFLPPCGVMTAAMPGGWWHRAEIEEGPLEQNVYLKGVLREKLQHQRLHCGEKPLRREEAGEVGKDFPISSGFLSHQVTHDEGEPQGSTKSREAFHPGKRRYKCSECGKAFGQKYLLVQHQRLHTGEKPYECSECGKLFSHKSNLFIHQIVHTGERPYGCSECGKSFSRNADLIQHQRVHTGEKPFTCSECGKAFRHNSTLVQHHRIHTGVRPYECSECGKFFSFNSSLMKHQRVHTGERPYKCSECGKFYSHKSSLINHWRVHTGERPYECTECGKFFSQSSSLMQHRKVHTGEKPFKCNECGRFFSENSSLVKHQRVHTGARPYECRECGKFFRHSSSLVKHRRIHTGEMPYECSSCGKSFSQRFNLIQHQKVHSGEKS from the exons ATGGAGCCTGAGATGTTCAGTGGTTTAGGTTTGCCACTCTGGACTCAGCAAGCCTTCATGTCCAGTCCttgtggagaaaaggaagagtCAG GTTCCTATTGCTGCAGATTTGCTTCCATACCATGCGGAG AGCAGACAGCAGACTGTGGGGAGGAAGCAGCTGCGGTAGTCCAG GGCCATGTGACCTTTGAGGATGTGGCTGTCTACTTCTCTTGGGAGGAGTGGGGACTCCTTGATGAAGCCCAGAGACTCCTATACCGtgatgtgatgctggagaacttTTCACTGATGGCCTCTCTGG GACTTGCATCTTCCAGGACTCATGAAGTTAGCCGATTGGAGTGGTGGAGAGAACCCTTTTTGCCTCCCTGTGGAGTCATGACTGCAGCTATGCCAGGAG GTTGGTGGCATAGAGCAGAGATTGAGGAAGGGCCTCTTGAGCAGAATGTTTACCTAAAAGGAGTGCTCAGAGAAAAACTTCAACACCAGAGGCTGCACTGTGGAGAGAAACCATTaaggagagaagaggcaggagaggtTGGAAAGGACTTCCCAATTAGTTCTGGTTTTCTCAGTCATCAGGTGACCCATGACGAAGGGGAGCCACAAGGAAGCACCAAGAGCAGGGAGGCCTTTCACCCTGGAAAAAGGCGTTACAAATGCAgcgaatgtgggaaagcctttggTCAGAAATACTTACTTGTTCAGCACCAGAGACTACACACTGGAGAAAAGCCTTATGAATGCAGTGAATGTGGCAAATTATTTAGccataaatcaaatctttttataCATCAAAtagttcacactggagaaaggccttatggGTGTAGTGAATGTGGAAAATCCTTTAGCCGCAATGCTGACCTCATTCAACATCagagagttcacactggagaaaagccTTTTACatgcagtgaatgtggaaaagccttcaggCATAATTCCACACTTGTTCAGCATCATAGGATCCACACTGGAGTGAGACCTTatgagtgcagtgaatgtgggaaattctTTAGCTTTAACTCGAGCCTCATGAAACATCagagagttcacactggagaaagacCTTAtaagtgcagtgaatgtgggaaatttTATAGCCACAAGTCAAGCCTTATTAATCATTGGAGggttcacactggagaaaggccttatgagtgcACTGAATGTGGGAAGTTTTTTAGCCAAAGCTCTAGCCTCATGCAACATCGGaaagttcacactggagaaaagccTTTTAAGTGCAATGAATGTGGAAGATTCTTTAGTGAGAATTCCAGCCTTGTTAAACATCAGAGGGTTCATACTGGAGCAAGACCTTATGAGTGCAGGGAATGTGGGAAATTTTTTCGCCACAGCTCCAGCCTTGTTAAACATCGGAGGATTCACACTGGAGAAATGCCTTATGAGTGCAGCAGTTGTGGGAAATCATTTAGCCAGCGTTTCAACCTCATTCAACACCAGAAAGTTCACAGTGGAGAAAAGTCTTGA
- the LOC140593674 gene encoding uncharacterized protein isoform X6: MLENFSLMASLGLASSRTHEVSRLEWWREPFLPPCGVMTAAMPGGWWHRAEIEEGPLEQNVYLKGVLREKLQHQRLHCGEKPLRREEAGEVGKDFPISSGFLSHQVTHDEGEPQGSTKSREAFHPGKRRYKCSECGKAFGQKYLLVQHQRLHTGEKPYECSECGKLFSHKSNLFIHQIVHTGERPYGCSECGKSFSRNADLIQHQRVHTGEKPFTCSECGKAFRHNSTLVQHHRIHTGVRPYECSECGKFFSFNSSLMKHQRVHTGERPYKCSECGKFYSHKSSLINHWRVHTGERPYECTECGKFFSQSSSLMQHRKVHTGEKPFKCNECGRFFSENSSLVKHQRVHTGARPYECRECGKFFRHSSSLVKHRRIHTGEMPYECSSCGKSFSQRFNLIQHQKVHSGEKS; the protein is encoded by the exons atgctggagaacttTTCACTGATGGCCTCTCTGG GACTTGCATCTTCCAGGACTCATGAAGTTAGCCGATTGGAGTGGTGGAGAGAACCCTTTTTGCCTCCCTGTGGAGTCATGACTGCAGCTATGCCAGGAG GTTGGTGGCATAGAGCAGAGATTGAGGAAGGGCCTCTTGAGCAGAATGTTTACCTAAAAGGAGTGCTCAGAGAAAAACTTCAACACCAGAGGCTGCACTGTGGAGAGAAACCATTaaggagagaagaggcaggagaggtTGGAAAGGACTTCCCAATTAGTTCTGGTTTTCTCAGTCATCAGGTGACCCATGACGAAGGGGAGCCACAAGGAAGCACCAAGAGCAGGGAGGCCTTTCACCCTGGAAAAAGGCGTTACAAATGCAgcgaatgtgggaaagcctttggTCAGAAATACTTACTTGTTCAGCACCAGAGACTACACACTGGAGAAAAGCCTTATGAATGCAGTGAATGTGGCAAATTATTTAGccataaatcaaatctttttataCATCAAAtagttcacactggagaaaggccttatggGTGTAGTGAATGTGGAAAATCCTTTAGCCGCAATGCTGACCTCATTCAACATCagagagttcacactggagaaaagccTTTTACatgcagtgaatgtggaaaagccttcaggCATAATTCCACACTTGTTCAGCATCATAGGATCCACACTGGAGTGAGACCTTatgagtgcagtgaatgtgggaaattctTTAGCTTTAACTCGAGCCTCATGAAACATCagagagttcacactggagaaagacCTTAtaagtgcagtgaatgtgggaaatttTATAGCCACAAGTCAAGCCTTATTAATCATTGGAGggttcacactggagaaaggccttatgagtgcACTGAATGTGGGAAGTTTTTTAGCCAAAGCTCTAGCCTCATGCAACATCGGaaagttcacactggagaaaagccTTTTAAGTGCAATGAATGTGGAAGATTCTTTAGTGAGAATTCCAGCCTTGTTAAACATCAGAGGGTTCATACTGGAGCAAGACCTTATGAGTGCAGGGAATGTGGGAAATTTTTTCGCCACAGCTCCAGCCTTGTTAAACATCGGAGGATTCACACTGGAGAAATGCCTTATGAGTGCAGCAGTTGTGGGAAATCATTTAGCCAGCGTTTCAACCTCATTCAACACCAGAAAGTTCACAGTGGAGAAAAGTCTTGA
- the LOC140593674 gene encoding uncharacterized protein isoform X4 produces MAAAARRDLAQVPIAADLLPYHAEGHVTFEDVAVYFSWEEWGLLDEAQRLLYRDVMLENFSLMASLGLASSRTHEVSRLEWWREPFLPPCGVMTAAMPGGWWHRAEIEEGPLEQNVYLKGVLREKLQHQRLHCGEKPLRREEAGEVGKDFPISSGFLSHQVTHDEGEPQGSTKSREAFHPGKRRYKCSECGKAFGQKYLLVQHQRLHTGEKPYECSECGKLFSHKSNLFIHQIVHTGERPYGCSECGKSFSRNADLIQHQRVHTGEKPFTCSECGKAFRHNSTLVQHHRIHTGVRPYECSECGKFFSFNSSLMKHQRVHTGERPYKCSECGKFYSHKSSLINHWRVHTGERPYECTECGKFFSQSSSLMQHRKVHTGEKPFKCNECGRFFSENSSLVKHQRVHTGARPYECRECGKFFRHSSSLVKHRRIHTGEMPYECSSCGKSFSQRFNLIQHQKVHSGEKS; encoded by the exons ATGGCGGCGGCCGCGCGGAGGGACCTGGCTCAG GTTCCTATTGCTGCAGATTTGCTTCCATACCATGCGGAG GGCCATGTGACCTTTGAGGATGTGGCTGTCTACTTCTCTTGGGAGGAGTGGGGACTCCTTGATGAAGCCCAGAGACTCCTATACCGtgatgtgatgctggagaacttTTCACTGATGGCCTCTCTGG GACTTGCATCTTCCAGGACTCATGAAGTTAGCCGATTGGAGTGGTGGAGAGAACCCTTTTTGCCTCCCTGTGGAGTCATGACTGCAGCTATGCCAGGAG GTTGGTGGCATAGAGCAGAGATTGAGGAAGGGCCTCTTGAGCAGAATGTTTACCTAAAAGGAGTGCTCAGAGAAAAACTTCAACACCAGAGGCTGCACTGTGGAGAGAAACCATTaaggagagaagaggcaggagaggtTGGAAAGGACTTCCCAATTAGTTCTGGTTTTCTCAGTCATCAGGTGACCCATGACGAAGGGGAGCCACAAGGAAGCACCAAGAGCAGGGAGGCCTTTCACCCTGGAAAAAGGCGTTACAAATGCAgcgaatgtgggaaagcctttggTCAGAAATACTTACTTGTTCAGCACCAGAGACTACACACTGGAGAAAAGCCTTATGAATGCAGTGAATGTGGCAAATTATTTAGccataaatcaaatctttttataCATCAAAtagttcacactggagaaaggccttatggGTGTAGTGAATGTGGAAAATCCTTTAGCCGCAATGCTGACCTCATTCAACATCagagagttcacactggagaaaagccTTTTACatgcagtgaatgtggaaaagccttcaggCATAATTCCACACTTGTTCAGCATCATAGGATCCACACTGGAGTGAGACCTTatgagtgcagtgaatgtgggaaattctTTAGCTTTAACTCGAGCCTCATGAAACATCagagagttcacactggagaaagacCTTAtaagtgcagtgaatgtgggaaatttTATAGCCACAAGTCAAGCCTTATTAATCATTGGAGggttcacactggagaaaggccttatgagtgcACTGAATGTGGGAAGTTTTTTAGCCAAAGCTCTAGCCTCATGCAACATCGGaaagttcacactggagaaaagccTTTTAAGTGCAATGAATGTGGAAGATTCTTTAGTGAGAATTCCAGCCTTGTTAAACATCAGAGGGTTCATACTGGAGCAAGACCTTATGAGTGCAGGGAATGTGGGAAATTTTTTCGCCACAGCTCCAGCCTTGTTAAACATCGGAGGATTCACACTGGAGAAATGCCTTATGAGTGCAGCAGTTGTGGGAAATCATTTAGCCAGCGTTTCAACCTCATTCAACACCAGAAAGTTCACAGTGGAGAAAAGTCTTGA
- the LOC140593674 gene encoding uncharacterized protein isoform X2, giving the protein MAAAARRDLAQVCHSGLSKPSCPVLVEKRKSQVPIAADLLPYHAEGHVTFEDVAVYFSWEEWGLLDEAQRLLYRDVMLENFSLMASLGLASSRTHEVSRLEWWREPFLPPCGVMTAAMPGGWWHRAEIEEGPLEQNVYLKGVLREKLQHQRLHCGEKPLRREEAGEVGKDFPISSGFLSHQVTHDEGEPQGSTKSREAFHPGKRRYKCSECGKAFGQKYLLVQHQRLHTGEKPYECSECGKLFSHKSNLFIHQIVHTGERPYGCSECGKSFSRNADLIQHQRVHTGEKPFTCSECGKAFRHNSTLVQHHRIHTGVRPYECSECGKFFSFNSSLMKHQRVHTGERPYKCSECGKFYSHKSSLINHWRVHTGERPYECTECGKFFSQSSSLMQHRKVHTGEKPFKCNECGRFFSENSSLVKHQRVHTGARPYECRECGKFFRHSSSLVKHRRIHTGEMPYECSSCGKSFSQRFNLIQHQKVHSGEKS; this is encoded by the exons ATGGCGGCGGCCGCGCGGAGGGACCTGGCTCAG GTTTGCCACTCTGGACTCAGCAAGCCTTCATGTCCAGTCCttgtggagaaaaggaagagtCAG GTTCCTATTGCTGCAGATTTGCTTCCATACCATGCGGAG GGCCATGTGACCTTTGAGGATGTGGCTGTCTACTTCTCTTGGGAGGAGTGGGGACTCCTTGATGAAGCCCAGAGACTCCTATACCGtgatgtgatgctggagaacttTTCACTGATGGCCTCTCTGG GACTTGCATCTTCCAGGACTCATGAAGTTAGCCGATTGGAGTGGTGGAGAGAACCCTTTTTGCCTCCCTGTGGAGTCATGACTGCAGCTATGCCAGGAG GTTGGTGGCATAGAGCAGAGATTGAGGAAGGGCCTCTTGAGCAGAATGTTTACCTAAAAGGAGTGCTCAGAGAAAAACTTCAACACCAGAGGCTGCACTGTGGAGAGAAACCATTaaggagagaagaggcaggagaggtTGGAAAGGACTTCCCAATTAGTTCTGGTTTTCTCAGTCATCAGGTGACCCATGACGAAGGGGAGCCACAAGGAAGCACCAAGAGCAGGGAGGCCTTTCACCCTGGAAAAAGGCGTTACAAATGCAgcgaatgtgggaaagcctttggTCAGAAATACTTACTTGTTCAGCACCAGAGACTACACACTGGAGAAAAGCCTTATGAATGCAGTGAATGTGGCAAATTATTTAGccataaatcaaatctttttataCATCAAAtagttcacactggagaaaggccttatggGTGTAGTGAATGTGGAAAATCCTTTAGCCGCAATGCTGACCTCATTCAACATCagagagttcacactggagaaaagccTTTTACatgcagtgaatgtggaaaagccttcaggCATAATTCCACACTTGTTCAGCATCATAGGATCCACACTGGAGTGAGACCTTatgagtgcagtgaatgtgggaaattctTTAGCTTTAACTCGAGCCTCATGAAACATCagagagttcacactggagaaagacCTTAtaagtgcagtgaatgtgggaaatttTATAGCCACAAGTCAAGCCTTATTAATCATTGGAGggttcacactggagaaaggccttatgagtgcACTGAATGTGGGAAGTTTTTTAGCCAAAGCTCTAGCCTCATGCAACATCGGaaagttcacactggagaaaagccTTTTAAGTGCAATGAATGTGGAAGATTCTTTAGTGAGAATTCCAGCCTTGTTAAACATCAGAGGGTTCATACTGGAGCAAGACCTTATGAGTGCAGGGAATGTGGGAAATTTTTTCGCCACAGCTCCAGCCTTGTTAAACATCGGAGGATTCACACTGGAGAAATGCCTTATGAGTGCAGCAGTTGTGGGAAATCATTTAGCCAGCGTTTCAACCTCATTCAACACCAGAAAGTTCACAGTGGAGAAAAGTCTTGA
- the LOC140593674 gene encoding uncharacterized protein isoform X3 — MAAAARRDLAQVPIAADLLPYHAEGHVTFEDVAVYFSWEEWGLLDEAQRLLYRDVMLENFSLMASLVGHFDPPVVSPLGLASSRTHEVSRLEWWREPFLPPCGVMTAAMPGGWWHRAEIEEGPLEQNVYLKGVLREKLQHQRLHCGEKPLRREEAGEVGKDFPISSGFLSHQVTHDEGEPQGSTKSREAFHPGKRRYKCSECGKAFGQKYLLVQHQRLHTGEKPYECSECGKLFSHKSNLFIHQIVHTGERPYGCSECGKSFSRNADLIQHQRVHTGEKPFTCSECGKAFRHNSTLVQHHRIHTGVRPYECSECGKFFSFNSSLMKHQRVHTGERPYKCSECGKFYSHKSSLINHWRVHTGERPYECTECGKFFSQSSSLMQHRKVHTGEKPFKCNECGRFFSENSSLVKHQRVHTGARPYECRECGKFFRHSSSLVKHRRIHTGEMPYECSSCGKSFSQRFNLIQHQKVHSGEKS; from the exons ATGGCGGCGGCCGCGCGGAGGGACCTGGCTCAG GTTCCTATTGCTGCAGATTTGCTTCCATACCATGCGGAG GGCCATGTGACCTTTGAGGATGTGGCTGTCTACTTCTCTTGGGAGGAGTGGGGACTCCTTGATGAAGCCCAGAGACTCCTATACCGtgatgtgatgctggagaacttTTCACTGATGGCCTCTCTGG TGGGTCACTTTGACCCACCTGTTGTCTCTCCCTTAGGACTTGCATCTTCCAGGACTCATGAAGTTAGCCGATTGGAGTGGTGGAGAGAACCCTTTTTGCCTCCCTGTGGAGTCATGACTGCAGCTATGCCAGGAG GTTGGTGGCATAGAGCAGAGATTGAGGAAGGGCCTCTTGAGCAGAATGTTTACCTAAAAGGAGTGCTCAGAGAAAAACTTCAACACCAGAGGCTGCACTGTGGAGAGAAACCATTaaggagagaagaggcaggagaggtTGGAAAGGACTTCCCAATTAGTTCTGGTTTTCTCAGTCATCAGGTGACCCATGACGAAGGGGAGCCACAAGGAAGCACCAAGAGCAGGGAGGCCTTTCACCCTGGAAAAAGGCGTTACAAATGCAgcgaatgtgggaaagcctttggTCAGAAATACTTACTTGTTCAGCACCAGAGACTACACACTGGAGAAAAGCCTTATGAATGCAGTGAATGTGGCAAATTATTTAGccataaatcaaatctttttataCATCAAAtagttcacactggagaaaggccttatggGTGTAGTGAATGTGGAAAATCCTTTAGCCGCAATGCTGACCTCATTCAACATCagagagttcacactggagaaaagccTTTTACatgcagtgaatgtggaaaagccttcaggCATAATTCCACACTTGTTCAGCATCATAGGATCCACACTGGAGTGAGACCTTatgagtgcagtgaatgtgggaaattctTTAGCTTTAACTCGAGCCTCATGAAACATCagagagttcacactggagaaagacCTTAtaagtgcagtgaatgtgggaaatttTATAGCCACAAGTCAAGCCTTATTAATCATTGGAGggttcacactggagaaaggccttatgagtgcACTGAATGTGGGAAGTTTTTTAGCCAAAGCTCTAGCCTCATGCAACATCGGaaagttcacactggagaaaagccTTTTAAGTGCAATGAATGTGGAAGATTCTTTAGTGAGAATTCCAGCCTTGTTAAACATCAGAGGGTTCATACTGGAGCAAGACCTTATGAGTGCAGGGAATGTGGGAAATTTTTTCGCCACAGCTCCAGCCTTGTTAAACATCGGAGGATTCACACTGGAGAAATGCCTTATGAGTGCAGCAGTTGTGGGAAATCATTTAGCCAGCGTTTCAACCTCATTCAACACCAGAAAGTTCACAGTGGAGAAAAGTCTTGA